In Sporosarcina sp. PTS2304, a genomic segment contains:
- a CDS encoding acyl carrier protein encodes MNTKKLKQVFAESLNIDPSIVVDDLTFNSIPEWDSIAHMALVTEIDDVFDIMLDTDDVLDMSSFAKAKEILSKYDISFE; translated from the coding sequence ATGAACACAAAAAAACTAAAACAAGTTTTCGCAGAAAGTTTGAATATCGACCCATCTATCGTAGTAGACGATCTCACATTCAATTCCATACCTGAATGGGATTCGATTGCGCATATGGCGTTAGTCACGGAGATTGATGATGTGTTTGATATTATGCTAGATACGGATGATGTGCTCGATATGAGTTCGTTTGCGAAAGCGAAAGAGATTTTGTCGAAGTATGATATTTCATTTGAGTAG
- a CDS encoding SDR family NAD(P)-dependent oxidoreductase — MLKGKVILVTGATRGIGQATAVVLAERGAQVVLHGRTAEGLAETVAAVEAIGYKPFTVLYDVTDELNMKQAIVAIKKEFGRLDGLVNNAGIMQEGLLGMLKTASVQEMMTVNVTSALVQMQYASKLMMKNDSSSIVNVSSVIGLHGAEGSAAYAASKAAVVGFTKSAAKEWAARGIRVNAVAPGFIETDLTAHYEGTRKEGVLSTIKMQRFGQAREVANVIAFLLSDDASYVTGQIIGVDGGMVI; from the coding sequence ATGTTAAAGGGGAAGGTCATTTTAGTGACCGGTGCGACTCGCGGAATTGGGCAAGCTACGGCTGTTGTGCTTGCGGAGCGTGGGGCGCAAGTTGTGCTGCATGGACGTACTGCTGAAGGGCTAGCTGAAACAGTTGCTGCTGTGGAGGCGATAGGATACAAGCCGTTTACAGTGCTTTATGATGTGACTGATGAGTTAAATATGAAGCAGGCAATTGTAGCGATTAAGAAAGAATTCGGGCGCTTGGACGGTTTGGTGAACAATGCAGGCATCATGCAAGAAGGTTTGCTTGGTATGCTGAAGACTGCGTCTGTTCAGGAGATGATGACTGTCAATGTGACGTCTGCGCTCGTTCAGATGCAGTATGCGTCGAAGCTAATGATGAAAAATGACTCCAGTTCGATTGTCAATGTCAGTTCAGTTATCGGGCTACATGGCGCAGAAGGTAGCGCGGCGTATGCAGCGAGCAAGGCAGCGGTTGTCGGCTTTACGAAGTCTGCGGCGAAAGAGTGGGCGGCTAGGGGAATTCGTGTAAATGCTGTAGCACCTGGGTTTATCGAAACGGATTTGACCGCGCATTATGAAGGGACTCGTAAGGAAGGCGTGCTTTCGACTATTAAGATGCAACGGTTCGGACAAGCGCGTGAAGTGGCGAATGTTATCGCGTTTTTGTTATCGGATGATGCTTCATACGTAACGGGTCAAATTATTGGAGTGGATGGAGGCATGGTGATTTGA
- a CDS encoding AMP-binding protein yields MMSFFSLTSERIAVVTKNRTYRYCDIPCMEFDSPSKELIVILCENTIEVLGAYVSAVNSGHATMLLSNDMNRDLLADLLDTYKPKWIVGLDAFEGYAWQKDKLVRAQDISQVIHKELAVLLSTSGTTGSQKFVRLSYRNLKANAESIITYLSIDASERAVMNLPLSYSYGLSIVNSHFLASASIVLTDESVMAQSFWSLVNEQKATSLAGVPFTYQMLQRIGFLTMDLPHLRTLTEAGGRLPVKLVELFADYAKKHDKRFFVMYGQTEAAPRISYIPHDRVLDKPGSIGIAVPGGELSIDAETGELIYYGPNVMMGYAECLADLANADEMHGVLHTGDTAVMDDEGYFTITGRLKRFIKLFGLRLNLDEIERTLEKEFHIAVACVGNDDKLVILVEEESAVEPVKQAVATLYKLHRTAYKVKAQDIPRLPNGKINYVAIKETSV; encoded by the coding sequence ATGATGTCTTTCTTTTCGCTTACTAGTGAGCGTATTGCAGTGGTCACGAAAAACCGGACGTATCGTTATTGTGATATTCCATGTATGGAGTTTGACAGTCCGTCTAAAGAATTGATCGTAATTTTGTGCGAGAATACAATAGAAGTGCTCGGGGCTTATGTGAGCGCAGTAAATAGTGGTCATGCGACGATGCTTCTTTCAAATGACATGAATCGCGATCTTTTGGCTGATCTCCTAGACACTTATAAGCCGAAGTGGATTGTCGGGCTGGACGCTTTTGAAGGCTATGCATGGCAAAAGGACAAGTTGGTACGTGCGCAAGATATTTCTCAAGTAATTCATAAGGAGTTAGCCGTGTTGTTGAGCACGTCAGGAACGACGGGTAGTCAGAAGTTTGTGAGGCTGTCATATCGGAATCTGAAAGCGAATGCTGAGTCGATCATTACGTATTTATCAATCGATGCGAGTGAGCGTGCGGTGATGAATTTGCCTCTTTCCTATTCGTACGGTTTGTCGATCGTCAACAGCCATTTCCTTGCCAGTGCTTCCATTGTACTGACAGATGAGAGTGTGATGGCACAGTCGTTTTGGTCATTAGTGAATGAACAGAAAGCGACGTCCCTTGCAGGTGTACCGTTTACGTATCAAATGCTTCAGCGGATTGGTTTCCTTACGATGGATCTCCCTCACTTGCGGACATTGACAGAAGCAGGCGGACGTTTGCCAGTAAAATTGGTGGAGCTGTTCGCAGATTATGCGAAAAAGCATGACAAACGATTTTTTGTCATGTATGGGCAGACAGAAGCTGCGCCGCGCATTTCCTATATTCCGCACGATCGGGTGCTCGACAAGCCAGGTTCGATCGGTATTGCCGTTCCAGGGGGCGAATTGTCGATTGATGCCGAGACAGGTGAACTCATTTACTATGGTCCCAATGTCATGATGGGATACGCTGAATGTCTTGCAGATTTAGCTAATGCTGATGAGATGCATGGTGTCCTTCACACGGGCGACACCGCGGTTATGGATGACGAAGGGTATTTTACGATTACGGGGCGCCTGAAGCGTTTCATTAAATTATTTGGCCTGCGTCTGAATTTGGATGAAATTGAGCGTACGTTGGAGAAAGAGTTCCATATCGCTGTAGCTTGTGTAGGGAATGACGATAAACTAGTTATACTAGTAGAAGAAGAGTCGGCTGTGGAGCCAGTGAAGCAAGCGGTAGCAACACTGTATAAATTGCACAGAACGGCATATAAAGTAAAAGCCCAAGATATCCCGCGTCTGCCGAATGGGAAAATAAATTACGTAGCTATAAAGGAGACGTCCGTATGA
- a CDS encoding acyl-protein synthetase, with protein sequence MIVPFHLAQQEKERMLTGKLNELTKWHMEKCPEYRAMLQKSGAIVEAETIGAVPYLPVQLFKLMDLKSVAHDEVVKVLTSSGTTGQQVSKIYLDRETAVAQTKTLVDVMKPILGSKRLPMIILDTKSVLKDRKSFSARGAGILGFSNFGRKHFYALHDDMSLDLEGLQAYLKEYEGQRILLFGFTFMIWQYVYKEAVARNVQLDFGDSVLIHGGGWKKLADEAVDTQTFNRLLSERLGIRHVHNYYGMVEQVGSIFVECTHGYLHAPSYADVLIRDPITFDELPLGEKGLIQVVSELPKSYPGHSLLTEDVGTIIGIDDCACGWKGKYFTVAGRIPKAEIRGCSDTFQEGDRR encoded by the coding sequence ATGATTGTTCCTTTTCATCTGGCACAACAAGAAAAAGAGCGTATGTTGACAGGGAAGTTGAACGAGCTGACGAAGTGGCATATGGAGAAGTGTCCCGAGTACCGGGCGATGCTTCAGAAGAGTGGTGCGATCGTTGAAGCGGAGACGATCGGTGCTGTACCTTATTTGCCGGTGCAGTTATTTAAGTTGATGGATTTGAAATCTGTTGCTCATGACGAAGTTGTAAAAGTGCTGACTTCAAGTGGGACTACTGGACAGCAAGTGTCGAAGATTTATTTGGATCGAGAAACCGCTGTGGCTCAGACGAAGACACTCGTCGATGTGATGAAGCCCATTTTAGGTAGTAAGCGGTTGCCAATGATTATTTTGGATACGAAGTCGGTATTGAAAGATCGAAAGTCTTTTAGTGCGCGTGGTGCGGGAATTCTAGGGTTTTCTAATTTTGGACGCAAACATTTTTATGCATTGCATGATGATATGTCGCTTGATCTGGAAGGCTTGCAGGCGTATTTGAAAGAGTATGAAGGGCAAAGAATATTGTTATTTGGGTTTACATTTATGATATGGCAGTATGTTTATAAAGAAGCTGTGGCGCGTAATGTCCAATTGGATTTTGGGGATAGTGTGTTAATTCATGGTGGAGGGTGGAAGAAGTTGGCGGATGAAGCGGTTGACACGCAAACGTTTAATCGTCTACTTTCTGAGAGGCTCGGGATTCGTCATGTGCATAATTATTATGGCATGGTGGAACAAGTAGGTTCTATCTTTGTCGAGTGTACACATGGATATTTGCATGCACCGAGCTATGCAGATGTGCTGATCCGTGATCCAATTACATTTGATGAGTTACCACTAGGTGAAAAAGGTTTGATCCAAGTAGTGAGTGAGTTACCTAAGAGCTATCCAGGACATTCTTTGCTGACGGAGGATGTAGGGACGATCATTGGTATCGATGATTGTGCTTGTGGTTGGAAAGGAAAATATTTCACTGTAGCAGGTCGTATTCCTAAAGCTGAGATAAGGGGATGTAGTGATACGTTTCAGGAAGGTGATCGTAGATGA
- a CDS encoding acyl-CoA reductase, producing the protein MKMFWPKDVDWTHALARLEKQQSNQPFDEVVLSFMQVLSKRFVRMNQMPEIVALGFWLRKANIQKLRESFGDSGRVVKARGTVFHIAPSNVDTIFVYSWMLSLLAGNRNVIRVSSKEQTGMSVLLRTIVEELEDPQFTSIAKGTIICTYGHEENMTAVISEICHTRVIWGGDETIRAIRQIPLAPLANELTFPDRFSLALVSSEAVFALTEVELDRLTDRFYNDVFWFDQMACSSPRLVIWTGSCHDLAKDRFWSAFKKKIEAKDYELAAATQVMKLTTTLQMATDDSVSTVRPTTYYSRVQVEEMPSRARERHCGGGLFYEYDAIDVLEAATCLVDKDQTVSYFGFTKEELEQFLHAITTRGVDRIVPVGQALDFSGVWDGQNFLTSFTREVVMR; encoded by the coding sequence ATGAAGATGTTTTGGCCAAAAGACGTTGATTGGACGCATGCACTTGCCCGATTAGAAAAACAACAATCTAACCAGCCATTTGATGAAGTTGTTCTTTCATTCATGCAGGTGCTCTCGAAGCGCTTTGTGCGGATGAATCAAATGCCTGAAATAGTTGCGCTCGGGTTTTGGTTGAGGAAAGCAAATATCCAGAAGTTGCGCGAGTCATTTGGAGATAGTGGTCGTGTCGTGAAAGCGAGAGGAACGGTATTTCATATTGCTCCTTCTAACGTAGATACGATCTTTGTTTATTCGTGGATGCTGTCGCTTTTAGCAGGAAATCGTAATGTGATCCGTGTGTCGAGTAAAGAACAAACTGGGATGAGTGTTCTTTTGCGAACGATTGTGGAGGAGTTAGAAGATCCTCAGTTTACTTCGATTGCAAAAGGGACGATTATTTGTACATATGGCCACGAAGAAAATATGACTGCTGTAATTAGTGAAATATGCCATACACGAGTCATTTGGGGCGGAGACGAAACTATTCGAGCGATACGACAAATACCTTTGGCGCCACTTGCCAATGAACTAACGTTTCCAGATCGTTTTTCATTGGCGTTAGTGAGTAGTGAAGCGGTTTTTGCATTGACTGAAGTAGAGTTGGATCGGTTGACAGATCGTTTTTATAATGATGTGTTTTGGTTTGATCAGATGGCTTGTTCTTCTCCTCGATTAGTCATCTGGACAGGTAGCTGTCACGATTTAGCGAAGGATCGTTTTTGGTCTGCTTTCAAGAAGAAAATAGAAGCGAAAGACTATGAATTAGCGGCGGCAACTCAGGTGATGAAATTGACGACTACGTTACAAATGGCTACTGACGACTCGGTGTCTACAGTTCGCCCTACTACTTATTATTCGCGAGTGCAGGTAGAAGAAATGCCGTCAAGGGCACGAGAGAGACATTGTGGCGGTGGCTTGTTTTATGAGTATGATGCAATAGATGTATTAGAAGCAGCTACATGTTTGGTAGATAAAGATCAAACGGTGTCATACTTTGGTTTTACTAAAGAAGAGTTGGAACAATTTTTACATGCTATTACTACACGTGGAGTAGATCGAATTGTACCTGTTGGGCAAGCATTAGATTTCAGTGGCGTGTGGGATGGCCAGAACTTTTTGACTTCATTTACTAGGGAAGTTGTGATGAGATGA
- the pseH gene encoding UDP-4-amino-4,6-dideoxy-N-acetyl-beta-L-altrosamine N-acetyltransferase, translating into MKWIDIQDSHLQQILDWRTSDAVTRYMYTDIDYSLENQKKWFASIQADETGRYWLMEHRGELVGFISITDIDWRHKRGFWNFYIGNPKYAMIAGLLGAYMYNYAFYTLGLEKLCGEVLDRNEGVRALHQKLGAREVGVLEHHILKHETWHDVHLFEMTKKRWQDVGQKFSKYVPEVEV; encoded by the coding sequence ATGAAATGGATAGACATTCAAGATAGCCACTTGCAACAAATTTTGGATTGGCGAACAAGTGATGCGGTGACGCGCTACATGTATACGGATATTGACTATAGTTTAGAAAATCAGAAAAAATGGTTTGCTTCAATTCAAGCAGATGAGACTGGACGATATTGGTTAATGGAGCATCGCGGCGAGTTAGTTGGCTTTATTTCGATTACGGATATTGATTGGCGACATAAACGAGGATTTTGGAATTTTTATATAGGGAATCCAAAGTATGCGATGATCGCAGGACTACTTGGAGCGTATATGTATAATTATGCGTTCTATACGCTCGGTCTCGAGAAGTTATGTGGCGAGGTGTTAGATCGTAATGAAGGTGTACGTGCATTACATCAGAAGTTAGGAGCACGGGAAGTGGGTGTGCTTGAACATCATATTTTAAAACATGAAACTTGGCATGATGTACACCTATTTGAGATGACGAAAAAGCGTTGGCAAGACGTTGGCCAGAAGTTTAGTAAATATGTTCCGGAGGTGGAAGTATGA
- a CDS encoding cytidylyltransferase domain-containing protein: protein MKTIIIIQARMGSTRLPGKILKRLGTTDVLTYVTARCKKVQGVAEVIVATSTLPQDDAVATWCHEQNVTCFRGSEEDVLDRYVQCAKMYEPDYIMRVTADCPFVDYELASVGIAAMAEQRRDVLRFVGQMPRGLAVEMISYKALLRIHEIGLEPRHREHVTYYAYEYANEFTFAQCVVPTNRLHPELRITLDTDEDYALCVAVANHFDDELVSSAEVIQYLLDHPEVAIVNAHIEQKPVN, encoded by the coding sequence ATGAAAACGATCATCATTATCCAAGCACGCATGGGTTCTACGAGATTGCCAGGCAAAATTTTGAAACGACTAGGAACGACAGACGTGCTAACATATGTGACTGCACGCTGTAAGAAAGTTCAAGGCGTGGCTGAAGTGATTGTTGCGACATCTACTTTACCTCAAGACGATGCAGTTGCAACTTGGTGTCACGAACAGAACGTAACGTGTTTCCGTGGTTCAGAAGAAGATGTATTGGATCGCTACGTTCAGTGTGCGAAAATGTATGAACCGGATTATATTATGCGTGTGACAGCGGATTGTCCGTTCGTAGATTATGAGTTAGCGAGTGTTGGGATTGCTGCGATGGCTGAACAGCGTCGAGATGTACTGCGTTTTGTCGGGCAGATGCCTAGAGGATTAGCGGTTGAAATGATTTCGTATAAGGCACTTTTGCGGATTCATGAGATCGGTCTGGAGCCAAGACACCGCGAGCATGTGACGTACTATGCGTATGAGTATGCGAATGAGTTTACTTTTGCACAATGTGTTGTACCTACGAATCGTTTGCATCCTGAATTGCGTATCACGTTAGACACCGATGAAGATTATGCGCTTTGTGTGGCGGTTGCAAATCATTTTGACGATGAGTTGGTGTCGAGTGCAGAAGTGATTCAGTATTTACTAGATCATCCAGAAGTAGCTATAGTAAATGCACATATTGAACAGAAGCCGGTGAACTGA
- the pseG gene encoding UDP-2,4-diacetamido-2,4,6-trideoxy-beta-L-altropyranose hydrolase, which produces MKSVLIRTDASVAMGSGHVMRCVTVAECLRDRGCDVIFMMEPLPGNLIEWVKAKGFLVVQNFQPVDVCIIDHYGIDEGWERSIRDDVKKIVVIDDLANRRHDCNMLIDQNMVPNFESRYDTLVPDHCHKLLGPIYLIMRDEFIQARRQAKVRDGRVHNVLVFMGGSDPTNETMKVLNALNGSSFTKVDVVVGASNVMKQDIELLCAEAGYTFYCQIDYMARLMEQADFSFGAGGSTTWERCYVGLPSSSTIVADNQLITTETAANLGAVYNVGWHEEVTVETYRTLIQSLQTERVKWKQMSERGMELTESPRPNPWIDTIMELME; this is translated from the coding sequence ATGAAGAGTGTATTGATTCGTACAGATGCGTCGGTTGCGATGGGCTCTGGACATGTGATGCGTTGTGTAACGGTTGCGGAATGTTTGCGAGATCGTGGGTGTGACGTCATATTTATGATGGAGCCATTACCCGGTAATTTAATCGAGTGGGTGAAAGCTAAAGGCTTCTTAGTCGTGCAAAATTTTCAACCTGTAGACGTATGTATTATTGATCATTATGGAATTGACGAGGGGTGGGAACGTTCGATTCGTGACGACGTCAAGAAGATTGTTGTTATTGACGATTTAGCGAATCGCCGCCACGATTGTAATATGTTGATCGATCAAAATATGGTGCCAAATTTTGAGAGCCGTTATGATACGCTTGTTCCTGACCATTGTCACAAGTTATTAGGGCCAATATATTTGATCATGCGTGACGAATTTATACAGGCTAGACGGCAGGCAAAAGTTCGCGACGGTCGTGTACATAATGTACTAGTGTTCATGGGAGGTAGTGATCCGACAAATGAGACGATGAAAGTGCTGAACGCTTTGAACGGATCAAGCTTCACCAAAGTGGACGTAGTCGTGGGAGCGTCGAACGTCATGAAACAGGATATTGAATTGTTATGTGCGGAAGCAGGTTATACATTTTATTGTCAAATAGATTATATGGCTCGCTTGATGGAACAAGCGGACTTTTCTTTTGGAGCTGGTGGAAGTACAACGTGGGAAAGATGTTACGTTGGGTTGCCATCGTCAAGTACGATTGTGGCAGATAATCAATTGATTACGACAGAGACGGCTGCAAACCTTGGCGCTGTATACAATGTTGGCTGGCATGAAGAAGTAACGGTGGAGACGTATAGAACGCTTATTCAATCGTTACAGACAGAACGAGTAAAGTGGAAACAGATGAGCGAGCGCGGAATGGAGTTAACAGAAAGTCCACGTCCCAATCCTTGGATAGATACGATAATGGAGTTGATGGAATGA
- the pseI gene encoding pseudaminic acid synthase, translating to MINIAGREIGVHTKPFIIAEMSGNHNQSLERALHLVDLAAKAGVDAVKLQTYTPDTMTLDIHTGEFFIESDTNLWKGQSLYSLYEEAYTPWEWHEAIFARCREHGIVGFSSPFDETAVDFLETLDVPAYKIASFENIDLPLIRKVAATGKPIIVSTGMASVAELDEVVQTVRSQGNEKLILLKCTSTYPATPANSNLLTIPHLQHLFGTEVGLSDHTMGIGTSVAAVALGASVIEKHFTTSRADGGVDAAFSMEPQELQLLVEESERAWQSLGNIQYGPTRAEVDSLEHRRSLYIGEDVQAGDVLTKENVRIIRPGYGLAPKYLDLVVGKTIKKDALKGTPLSWELLL from the coding sequence ATGATAAACATAGCAGGTCGAGAAATCGGTGTACATACGAAACCATTCATCATTGCAGAAATGTCGGGTAATCATAATCAGTCGTTAGAACGTGCATTGCATTTAGTAGATTTGGCGGCTAAAGCAGGAGTGGATGCGGTGAAGTTGCAAACGTATACGCCCGATACGATGACACTCGATATACATACAGGTGAGTTTTTCATCGAAAGTGATACGAATTTATGGAAAGGACAGTCACTTTACAGTTTGTATGAAGAAGCGTACACACCGTGGGAATGGCATGAAGCGATTTTTGCGCGTTGTCGGGAACATGGCATAGTAGGGTTCAGCTCGCCGTTTGACGAGACGGCAGTAGACTTTTTGGAGACATTAGACGTACCGGCATATAAGATAGCTTCGTTTGAGAATATTGATTTGCCGTTAATTCGAAAAGTAGCGGCTACTGGAAAGCCAATTATTGTTTCGACAGGCATGGCAAGTGTGGCGGAGTTGGATGAAGTCGTTCAAACGGTTCGTTCGCAAGGAAATGAGAAATTGATTTTATTGAAGTGTACGAGTACATATCCTGCAACACCGGCGAATTCCAATCTATTGACGATTCCTCATTTACAACATTTGTTCGGGACAGAAGTAGGGTTGTCAGATCATACGATGGGGATTGGGACTTCTGTTGCGGCAGTCGCACTTGGCGCTTCGGTTATTGAAAAGCATTTCACGACTTCCCGTGCAGATGGTGGAGTAGATGCGGCATTTTCTATGGAGCCGCAGGAGTTACAATTGCTGGTGGAAGAGTCTGAACGAGCGTGGCAAAGTCTTGGGAATATACAATATGGGCCAACGCGTGCAGAAGTGGATTCTTTGGAGCATCGTCGTTCGTTGTATATCGGGGAAGATGTACAAGCTGGTGATGTCTTGACGAAAGAAAACGTCCGTATTATCCGACCAGGGTATGGACTAGCGCCTAAGTATTTGGATTTGGTTGTAGGGAAGACGATTAAAAAGGATGCTTTGAAAGGTACGCCACTTAGTTGGGAGTTGTTGTTATGA
- a CDS encoding AAC(3) family N-acetyltransferase: MNPYISIVEAFELKKGDIVLVASNLIKLVMQARKRKERFQVDILIDCLISAIGQEGTLLFPTYNWDYCNGVAFDYHKTISKTGSLSNAALKREDFLRTKHPIYSFAVWGKDQEKLVNLQNKSAFGKDSPFAYLHKHHAKMIMIDVDYQNSFTFVHYAEEMAAVTYRYMKEFTADYIDENNQMHKTTYSMLVRNLDMGVQTKVNPIGEEMEKKGVATVTDVHSIICRVVDLNKAYGVIMDDIESNASNKLYSTRSD, translated from the coding sequence ATGAACCCGTACATAAGTATAGTTGAAGCTTTCGAGTTAAAAAAAGGCGATATCGTATTAGTTGCTTCAAATCTCATAAAACTTGTAATGCAAGCGAGGAAAAGAAAAGAGAGATTTCAAGTAGATATATTAATTGATTGTTTAATTAGTGCGATAGGCCAGGAAGGAACATTGTTGTTTCCCACGTACAATTGGGACTACTGCAATGGAGTTGCTTTTGATTATCATAAAACTATTTCAAAAACTGGCTCACTGAGCAATGCAGCTTTGAAAAGAGAAGATTTTCTTCGTACAAAACATCCTATTTATTCATTTGCAGTTTGGGGAAAGGATCAGGAGAAGTTAGTAAATTTGCAAAACAAAAGTGCTTTTGGTAAGGACTCGCCATTTGCGTACCTCCACAAGCACCACGCTAAAATGATTATGATAGATGTAGATTATCAAAATTCCTTTACTTTCGTTCACTATGCAGAAGAAATGGCCGCTGTCACTTATCGTTACATGAAGGAGTTTACAGCTGATTATATCGATGAAAATAATCAAATGCATAAGACAACTTATTCAATGTTGGTGCGAAATTTGGACATGGGAGTGCAAACGAAAGTTAATCCGATTGGAGAAGAGATGGAGAAAAAAGGAGTCGCTACTGTAACAGATGTACATTCTATCATATGCAGGGTGGTGGATTTAAATAAGGCATACGGAGTAATAATGGATGATATTGAAAGTAATGCCTCTAATAAATTGTATAGTACAAGGAGCGACTGA
- a CDS encoding DUF4910 domain-containing protein yields the protein MINVDEGKEMYELMKRLFPICRSITGDGVRKTLRILQEHIPITIVEVPTGTQVFDWEIPNEWNILDAYVMDEYGTKVIDFKENNLHVMGYSVPVNQEMSLDELQEYLYSLKKQPDAIPYITSYYKERWGFCLAHTERQRLKDGMYKVYINSELKPGSLTYGELIIPGETEEEIFLSTYICHPSMANNELSGPVLAVALAKWLLARKNKYTYRIVFIPETIGSLTYLSRNLEHMKKNIVAGFNLTCVGDDRTYSYLPSRQGNTLADKVAINVLKNHFPEFVEYTYLDRGSDERQYCSPGIDLPVASLMRTKYGQYTEYHTSLDNLDLVTQDGLQGSFTLYKDCLELLEWNEYYQIACLGEPQLGKRGLYPTLSTKESGSMVREMMNFIAYADGSNDLVDISNIIDAPAKRLIPIVEKLIENNLLLVNRGEKE from the coding sequence ATGATTAATGTAGACGAAGGAAAAGAAATGTATGAATTGATGAAAAGATTGTTTCCGATCTGTAGAAGTATTACAGGAGACGGCGTAAGAAAAACGCTACGTATTTTACAAGAACATATTCCTATAACGATAGTGGAAGTCCCCACCGGAACTCAAGTATTTGATTGGGAAATACCGAACGAATGGAATATTCTGGACGCCTATGTCATGGATGAATACGGGACGAAAGTGATAGACTTTAAAGAAAATAACTTACATGTGATGGGCTATTCAGTTCCAGTGAATCAAGAAATGTCGCTTGATGAACTTCAGGAATATTTGTACTCGTTAAAAAAGCAACCTGATGCTATACCATATATAACCTCCTATTACAAAGAACGTTGGGGTTTTTGTCTTGCGCATACTGAGCGCCAACGTTTAAAAGATGGAATGTATAAAGTATATATTAATAGTGAGCTAAAACCCGGAAGTTTAACATATGGTGAATTAATAATTCCAGGAGAAACAGAAGAAGAGATTTTTCTATCTACTTATATATGTCATCCTTCCATGGCCAATAATGAACTGTCTGGTCCAGTGTTGGCAGTTGCTTTAGCCAAATGGCTACTTGCAAGAAAAAATAAATATACGTACAGAATCGTATTTATACCTGAGACAATAGGTTCTTTGACATATCTGAGCAGAAATTTGGAGCACATGAAGAAAAATATTGTAGCGGGCTTTAACTTGACTTGTGTAGGTGACGATCGAACATATTCTTATTTGCCATCTAGACAAGGTAATACACTAGCGGATAAAGTAGCCATAAATGTTTTGAAAAACCACTTTCCCGAGTTTGTAGAATATACATATTTGGATAGAGGCAGCGATGAACGTCAATATTGCAGTCCAGGCATCGATTTGCCAGTTGCGAGTCTTATGCGGACAAAATATGGTCAGTATACAGAATATCATACGTCTTTGGATAATTTAGATCTTGTCACGCAAGACGGTTTGCAAGGTTCTTTTACTTTATACAAAGATTGTCTCGAGTTGCTGGAATGGAATGAATATTACCAAATAGCTTGTTTAGGAGAGCCGCAACTCGGTAAGCGTGGGTTGTATCCGACGCTTAGTACGAAAGAGTCGGGGAGCATGGTTCGTGAAATGATGAATTTTATTGCATATGCAGATGGATCTAATGACTTGGTCGATATAAGCAATATTATCGATGCACCTGCAAAAAGATTAATACCTATAGTTGAAAAATTGATCGAAAATAATTTGCTGTTAGTCAACAGAGGTGAAAAAGAATGA